In Piliocolobus tephrosceles isolate RC106 unplaced genomic scaffold, ASM277652v3 unscaffolded_20035, whole genome shotgun sequence, the DNA window TCGTTCAGGGGCGGGTAGGAGAGGGCTCGCTTAGCGTCTCAtgccccaccccagaccctggCCAAGGAGACCTGCAGGTCTGTGCCGAGAAGGCGGACCCGGAGCTGGAGCCCGCGTCGAGGGGAGGGCAGGAGCCGCGGCCCCCGCAAGCCCAGGTAGGCGGGAGTGGCCCGCGGCTGCTCTCAAGATCCGGAGCGGATTCCGGGCGGGTAGCGCTCCTGCCCAGGGCTGCGAGCCTCCCGCGACCCAGGGCGCTCGGGGCAGGGGCGGGGAAAGAAGGGGCGCCCCGTCACTTGCCCCCTCTGCAGACCAAGGCCGCGTCCCAGATCCTGGAGAACGGGGAGGAGGCCCCGGGGCCGGACCCCTCACTCGACCGCATGCTCAGTAGCAGCTCCTCCGTGTCCAGCCTTAACTCCTCCACGGTGAGACCGGGAGGGAGGGAACCCGGGCGGCCGGGGAGGTGGACACGTTCCGACGCGTagcccctgcctgcccctccctcGCCGCGGGACCCAACGCTGCAGCCCCCTGGCCTACCACTCATAACTCCGGTCTGAAGCCTCCGCGCTGCCCCCGGCCCCGACGTGAGCCCTGCGAGCGGCCCTGACTCCCACCCAATCCTGTCCGCAGCAGAGCGGCAGCCAGATGAGCCTGTCCGGCGAGGCGGAGGCGGTGCAGGTCCGCGGCTCCGTGCACTTCGCGCTGCACTACGAGCCGGTTGCCTCCGAGCTGCGCGTGCACGTGATCCAGTGCCAGGGCCTGGCCGCTGCCCGACGCCGCCGCTCGGACCCGTGAGTGCCCGGTCGGCCAAGCGGGGCGCGGCTGTCACAGCCCAGCCCACCTTTCACAGGGTCTCGGCCGGCCTCCTCGTCCTCATCTTCAAAATGGGAACAACAGCGTTATTGGGAGGCGTGGGATTGAGACAATCCCTGTAAAGCGCTTAGCACGAGGCCTGGCATGTGTTCGGGGTGGTGGCTGGGGGAGCCCACAGGCAGGGGAGAAGACTCTGGGAGGGCCCCTCCTCACCTCGGGTTCTCACCTTCCCAGCTACGTCAAAAGCTACCTCCTCCCGGATAAGCAGAGCAAGCGCAAGACGTCAGTGAAGAAACGGAATCTGAATCCGGTTTTCAACGAGACTCTCCGGGTGAGGCTGTGACCACGGTGCAGTTCCCCGTTAATGAACAGGACGCCCCTTCCTGCGGGGCGAGGTGGCAAGGGCAGCCCGGAGGATCGGCGGGGGGGCTATTAACTCGTTCTCCAGTGTGTCAACCTTGTGGTGGGCGTGGTGATAGTCCAGGCCCCCATTAATGCCCTTCGGGGCTCCCCAGAATTCCTTCACGGTAGGAACGCGGTAGGACCCGCCCCAGCCAACTCGTGCAGCATCTACGCGGGCCACCGGCAGTGCTCCGCTAACGTGCACCTCCTG includes these proteins:
- the LOC111534242 gene encoding synaptotagmin-like protein 1 isoform X4, whose protein sequence is MTFDPCFTSPRTVTSIPSFLQGPDFPSPSVPLKGSDPEEASQAQEDPGQGDLQVCAEKADPELEPASRGGQEPRPPQAQVGGSGPRLLSRSGADSGRVALLPRAASLPRPRALGAGAGKEGAPRHLPPLQTKAASQILENGEEAPGPDPSLDRMLSSSSSVSSLNSSTQSGSQMSLSGEAEAVQVRGSVHFALHYEPVASELRVHVIQCQGLAAARRRRSDPYVKSYLLPDKQSKRKTSVKKRNLNPVFNETLRYSVPQAELQGRVLSLSVWHRESLGRNIFLGEVEVPLDTWDWGSEPTWLPLQPRVPLSPDDLLSRGLLALSLKYVPADSEGAGLPPSGELHFWVKEARDLLPLRAGSLDTYVQCLGFRH